A genomic segment from Streptomyces sp. NBC_00459 encodes:
- a CDS encoding NAD(P)-dependent alcohol dehydrogenase encodes MSITTRAAVVESGGAPFTLADVELAEPAPTEALVRLVATGLCHTDLGVASGGLPFPLPGVLGHEGAGVVEAVGSAVTGIEPGDHVVLSFTSCGGCRNCRDGHPAYCVAWLPLNLLGGRRADGTATISRGGTELGGHFFGQSSFAERALVDQRSLVKVDPDVPLESIAPLGCGVQTGVGAVWNVLKPGLGSTVLVLGAGAVGLSAVMAAALTPATRIIAVDRVGERLALAEELGATHTINAGEADLGEAVAKITDGQGVDGVVETTGNVAVLRQGVDALAQRGTLVVVGAPPFGTEVALDVNGMLGGKRVVGLTLGDAETQTFIPALVDLVKAGRLPLHRLISTYPFADIDQAVRDMSAGKTIKPVLTFGS; translated from the coding sequence ATGTCCATCACCACCCGCGCCGCGGTCGTCGAGTCCGGCGGTGCGCCGTTCACCCTCGCCGACGTCGAACTGGCCGAGCCCGCGCCCACCGAGGCGCTCGTACGTCTGGTCGCAACAGGTCTGTGTCACACGGACCTCGGGGTGGCGAGCGGCGGACTGCCCTTCCCCCTCCCCGGAGTTCTGGGGCACGAGGGCGCCGGCGTCGTCGAGGCGGTCGGCTCCGCCGTCACCGGGATCGAGCCCGGCGACCACGTCGTCCTGTCCTTCACCTCCTGTGGCGGCTGCCGCAACTGCCGTGACGGGCACCCCGCGTACTGCGTGGCCTGGCTGCCGCTGAACCTCCTCGGGGGCCGGCGGGCCGACGGCACCGCCACGATCAGCCGTGGCGGTACGGAGCTGGGCGGCCACTTCTTCGGCCAGTCCTCGTTCGCCGAGCGGGCGTTGGTCGATCAGCGCAGTCTCGTCAAGGTCGACCCGGACGTACCGCTGGAGTCCATCGCCCCGCTGGGCTGCGGTGTCCAGACGGGTGTCGGCGCCGTCTGGAACGTGCTGAAGCCGGGCCTGGGCAGTACGGTCCTGGTCCTCGGCGCGGGCGCGGTAGGTCTCTCGGCGGTCATGGCGGCGGCGCTCACCCCCGCGACCAGGATCATCGCCGTGGACCGGGTCGGCGAACGACTTGCGCTGGCCGAGGAGTTGGGCGCCACCCACACGATCAACGCGGGTGAGGCGGACCTCGGGGAGGCCGTCGCGAAGATCACCGACGGTCAGGGTGTCGACGGCGTCGTCGAGACCACCGGCAACGTCGCAGTCCTGCGCCAGGGCGTCGACGCGCTCGCCCAGCGGGGCACGCTCGTCGTGGTCGGAGCCCCGCCCTTCGGCACCGAAGTCGCCCTGGACGTCAATGGGATGCTCGGCGGCAAGCGCGTCGTGGGCCTCACCCTCGGTGACGCCGAGACCCAGACGTTCATCCCGGCCCTGGTCGACCTGGTGAAGGCGGGCCGCCTCCCACTGCACCGCCTGATCAGCACCTACCCGTTCGCGGACATCGACCAGGCGGTACGGGACATGAGCGCGGGCAAGACGATCAAGCCGGTACTCACGTTCGGCTCATAG
- a CDS encoding TetR/AcrR family transcriptional regulator, with the protein MTRGAPEDPRAARTRAKLREALLAECAEHPLAEIGVAALVRRAGVGRATFYVHYPDLEALAVDACADVVREAVDALHAWRGRPDPVIAPAALLEFFAALTPHTALYRALLSPGGGGPLGQVLHRDLRARSLAERELAGAADAPLVASAVAATFAGVLADWLHGRIEATSDEIAHQVWQLLVALHRSR; encoded by the coding sequence GTGACGCGCGGCGCGCCCGAGGACCCGCGGGCCGCCCGCACCCGGGCGAAGCTCCGCGAGGCCCTCCTCGCGGAGTGCGCCGAACACCCTCTGGCGGAGATCGGCGTCGCCGCGCTGGTGCGCCGGGCGGGGGTCGGCCGGGCCACGTTCTACGTCCACTACCCCGACCTTGAGGCGCTGGCCGTCGATGCCTGCGCCGATGTCGTACGGGAGGCCGTGGACGCCCTGCACGCCTGGCGGGGCCGCCCGGACCCGGTGATCGCCCCGGCCGCGCTGCTGGAGTTCTTCGCGGCCCTCACCCCGCACACCGCGCTGTACCGGGCCCTGCTGAGTCCGGGCGGCGGGGGTCCACTGGGCCAGGTACTGCACCGGGACCTGCGCGCGCGGAGCCTCGCGGAGCGCGAACTCGCGGGTGCGGCGGACGCTCCGCTCGTCGCCTCGGCGGTGGCCGCCACGTTCGCCGGGGTGCTGGCGGACTGGCTGCACGGGAGGATCGAGGCGACGTCGGACGAGATCGCCCACCAGGTGTGGCAGTTGCTGGTGGCGCTGCATCGGAGTCGGTAG
- a CDS encoding MarR family winged helix-turn-helix transcriptional regulator, whose amino-acid sequence MVSTKAPPSLLYMVKQVELVVRSHLDELVRPAGITALQYTSLTVLERHDGLSAAQLARDSFVTAQSIADLVRSLENRGLVRRERNPRNRRELLILLTDAGRELLDRFSEPVRELEQRMIRDLTSHQADQFRQSLSTAWHALS is encoded by the coding sequence ATGGTCAGCACCAAGGCGCCCCCCTCACTGCTCTACATGGTCAAGCAGGTGGAGCTCGTCGTACGCTCCCATCTGGACGAGCTGGTCAGACCAGCCGGCATCACCGCACTCCAGTACACATCGCTCACTGTCCTGGAGCGACACGACGGCCTCTCCGCGGCCCAGCTGGCCCGCGACTCCTTCGTCACCGCGCAGTCCATCGCCGATCTCGTCCGATCCCTGGAGAACCGCGGACTCGTGCGCCGCGAGCGCAATCCGCGCAATCGCAGAGAGCTGCTGATCCTGCTGACCGACGCCGGCCGCGAGTTGCTCGACCGCTTCTCCGAGCCCGTGCGGGAGCTGGAGCAGCGGATGATCCGCGACCTCACGTCACACCAGGCGGACCAGTTCCGGCAGTCGCTCTCCACGGCCTGGCACGCGCTGTCGTAA
- a CDS encoding DUF4230 domain-containing protein, with product MTTPIKAVRRMPLWAKVLSGVVLVFALLLAGLRLAVLPGLGDIFGEETHDRSGPVLLESIQDMSRYDAASGNFQVVVDLEKDTKYLPDAIKGTRVLYVGAGTVDAYVDLGKVAKNDVTVNKDRTSATLRLPHAALGKPALNPDRSYAVSKQRGIFDRITDLFSDNPNDEQAVQKLAARHIGDAAKESELTVRAEQNTTTMLKGLLGSLGFTDVKVTYGT from the coding sequence ATGACGACGCCCATCAAGGCCGTGCGACGCATGCCCCTCTGGGCCAAGGTGCTCAGTGGCGTGGTACTGGTGTTCGCGCTGCTGCTGGCCGGGCTCCGGCTGGCGGTGCTGCCGGGGCTGGGGGACATCTTCGGCGAGGAGACGCACGACCGTTCAGGACCCGTGCTCCTCGAATCCATCCAGGACATGAGCCGTTACGACGCGGCGTCCGGCAACTTCCAGGTCGTCGTGGACCTGGAGAAGGACACCAAGTACCTGCCCGACGCGATCAAGGGCACCCGTGTGCTCTATGTGGGTGCCGGGACGGTCGACGCCTATGTCGATCTCGGCAAGGTCGCGAAGAACGACGTGACGGTCAACAAGGACCGCACGTCAGCGACGCTCCGGCTGCCGCACGCGGCACTCGGAAAGCCCGCGCTGAACCCCGACCGCTCCTATGCGGTCTCCAAGCAGCGCGGAATCTTCGACCGGATCACCGACCTCTTCTCCGACAACCCCAACGACGAACAGGCCGTCCAGAAGCTCGCGGCCCGGCACATCGGCGACGCGGCGAAGGAGAGCGAACTGACCGTGCGTGCCGAGCAGAACACGACCACCATGCTCAAGGGCCTGCTCGGCTCCCTCGGTTTCACGGACGTGAAGGTGACCTACGGGACCTGA
- a CDS encoding DUF1304 domain-containing protein, with protein sequence METVANVLVGLVAALHLYILVMEMFLWQRPPGRKFHGFDAEMAGATAKMAANQGLYNGFLAAGLIWGLIAADPTGFRAQVFFLACVIVAGVYGAATANRRILFAQALPGAIALAAVLVAR encoded by the coding sequence ATGGAGACGGTCGCGAACGTGCTGGTCGGCCTGGTGGCCGCGCTGCATCTGTACATCCTGGTGATGGAGATGTTCCTGTGGCAGCGCCCGCCGGGGCGCAAGTTCCACGGGTTCGACGCGGAGATGGCCGGTGCGACGGCCAAGATGGCCGCCAACCAGGGGCTCTACAACGGGTTTCTCGCGGCGGGCCTGATCTGGGGGCTGATCGCGGCCGATCCGACCGGGTTCCGCGCGCAGGTCTTCTTCCTCGCCTGCGTGATCGTCGCGGGCGTCTACGGGGCCGCGACCGCCAACCGGCGCATCCTGTTCGCCCAGGCCCTGCCCGGCGCCATCGCTCTGGCCGCCGTCCTCGTCGCGCGGTGA
- a CDS encoding GNAT family N-acetyltransferase yields the protein MTDHPAHIPTITVRRARADDIPGLVASSTGLFAEDAGTRDPSVDADWPREHAAASFAAALGDPARLVLAVECAGAVVGHLTGSLTEPTPRQPVRTATLVSLYVRPAHRSSGTGARLVEAFVRWAREQGAEHAEVTAYAANTDAVRFYERNGFAAQAVTLRLGL from the coding sequence ATGACCGATCACCCGGCCCACATCCCGACGATCACCGTCCGCCGCGCCCGCGCCGACGACATTCCGGGGCTCGTCGCCTCCAGCACCGGCCTCTTCGCCGAGGACGCCGGAACCCGTGATCCGAGCGTCGACGCGGACTGGCCGCGCGAGCACGCCGCCGCGTCCTTCGCTGCGGCGCTGGGCGACCCGGCACGCCTGGTACTGGCGGTCGAGTGCGCCGGCGCGGTGGTCGGCCATCTGACGGGCTCGCTCACCGAACCCACGCCGAGGCAGCCGGTGAGGACCGCCACGCTGGTCAGCCTGTACGTCCGTCCCGCCCACCGGAGTTCGGGGACCGGGGCGCGCCTGGTGGAGGCCTTCGTCCGGTGGGCGCGGGAACAGGGTGCCGAGCACGCCGAGGTGACCGCCTACGCGGCCAACACGGACGCCGTGCGTTTCTACGAGCGCAACGGCTTCGCGGCCCAGGCGGTGACCCTTCGCCTGGGCCTGTAG
- a CDS encoding ribose-phosphate diphosphokinase, translating to MRDIAVFSGSAHPELAAEVCEHLGVPLRPTQVSRFANDCLEVQLQANCRERDVFLIQPLVTPVQEHLVELLMMCDAARGASAGRISVVMPHYAYARSDKKDMPRISLGGRLVADLLVAAGASRVLAMTLHSPQVHGFFSVPVDHLHALRELAEHFRQYDLSRTTVVSPDLGNAKEAAHFARLIGAEVAAGAKQRFADDRVQISSVIGKVAGRDVIVLDDEIAKGSTVLELLERLRELGPRSIRVACTHGLFAAGALKRLSEQPDVLEIVCTNTVPIPEEERTEKLRVLSIAPALAEAVRRIHNGESVSALFDAPGT from the coding sequence GTGCGAGACATCGCCGTGTTCAGCGGTAGTGCCCACCCCGAACTGGCCGCCGAGGTCTGCGAGCACCTGGGGGTGCCCCTGCGGCCCACCCAGGTCAGCCGGTTCGCCAACGACTGTCTGGAGGTCCAGCTCCAGGCCAACTGCCGCGAGCGGGACGTCTTCCTCATCCAGCCGCTGGTCACGCCGGTCCAGGAACACCTCGTCGAGCTGCTGATGATGTGCGACGCGGCGCGCGGGGCGTCGGCGGGGCGGATCTCGGTCGTCATGCCGCACTACGCGTACGCCCGCTCCGACAAGAAGGACATGCCCCGGATCTCGCTCGGCGGACGCCTGGTCGCGGATCTGCTGGTCGCGGCCGGCGCGAGCCGCGTCCTCGCGATGACCCTGCACTCCCCGCAGGTCCACGGCTTCTTCTCGGTCCCGGTCGACCATCTGCACGCCCTGCGCGAGCTCGCCGAGCACTTCCGCCAGTACGACCTGTCCCGTACGACCGTCGTGTCGCCCGACCTCGGCAACGCCAAGGAGGCCGCGCACTTCGCCCGGCTGATCGGTGCCGAGGTGGCCGCCGGGGCGAAGCAGCGGTTCGCGGACGACCGGGTGCAGATCAGTTCCGTGATCGGCAAGGTCGCCGGACGGGACGTCATCGTGCTGGACGACGAGATCGCCAAGGGCAGCACGGTCCTCGAACTCCTTGAACGACTGCGGGAGTTGGGGCCACGGTCAATCCGGGTCGCCTGCACCCACGGGCTGTTCGCGGCGGGTGCGCTCAAGCGGCTGAGCGAGCAGCCGGACGTCCTGGAGATCGTGTGCACCAACACGGTGCCGATCCCGGAGGAGGAGCGCACCGAGAAACTGAGGGTGCTGTCGATCGCCCCGGCGCTTGCCGAGGCCGTGCGTCGCATTCACAACGGTGAGTCCGTCAGCGCCCTGTTCGACGCACCGGGAACCTGA
- a CDS encoding amidohydrolase, with translation MRADLLFTGGPVFAPGNPTAVAVTGGRITAVGRAEVRDLIGPGTEVVDLAGRLLLPGFQDAHVHPLPAGLELTQCDLTGAKTAEDTLAVVRAYALAHPEREWITGGGWSMEAFEGGTPTRELLDAVVPDRPVYLPNRDHHGAWVNTRALELAGVTRDTPDPADGRFERDASGEPTGMLQEGAMEYVGRLTPPVTAAERLAALLSAQRRLHSLGVTAWQDALVGSFLGMEDPSATYLAAARDGSLTARVVGALWWDRERGAEQIPELVERRAELSTGRFRAGSVKLMLDGVAETGTAALLDPYLDRCGCATANRGTSFVDATELPKYVTQLDALGFQCHFHALGDRAVRDALDAVEAARAANGPSDTRPHLAHLQVVHPDDVPRFARLGAVANIQALWAMHEPQMDDLTIPFLGPERAAWQYPFGALLRSGATLAAGSDWPVSSPDPLQAIHVAVNRTAPGSPTSPVFLPAERIGLTDALTAYTAGSAYANHLDDTGSVRVGALADLTILDRDPYAGPPEGIGETKVALTYVGGERVYAAADGGV, from the coding sequence ATGCGCGCTGACCTCCTCTTCACCGGCGGCCCGGTCTTCGCCCCCGGGAATCCGACGGCCGTCGCGGTCACCGGCGGCCGGATCACCGCCGTGGGCCGGGCCGAGGTGCGCGATCTGATCGGGCCGGGGACCGAGGTCGTCGATCTCGCCGGGCGACTGCTCCTGCCGGGCTTCCAGGACGCCCATGTCCATCCGCTGCCGGCCGGGCTCGAACTGACCCAGTGCGATCTGACCGGCGCGAAGACCGCCGAGGACACGCTGGCCGTCGTCCGCGCCTACGCTCTCGCGCACCCGGAGCGGGAGTGGATCACGGGCGGCGGCTGGTCCATGGAGGCCTTCGAAGGGGGCACACCCACCCGGGAGTTGCTGGACGCGGTGGTCCCGGACCGGCCGGTGTACCTGCCCAACCGGGACCACCACGGCGCCTGGGTCAACACCCGCGCGCTCGAACTCGCGGGCGTCACCCGGGACACCCCGGACCCGGCGGACGGCCGCTTCGAGCGGGACGCCTCCGGCGAACCGACCGGGATGCTCCAGGAAGGGGCCATGGAGTACGTGGGCCGGCTGACCCCGCCGGTCACGGCCGCGGAGCGGCTGGCGGCCCTGCTGTCCGCGCAGCGCCGACTGCATTCGCTCGGGGTCACGGCGTGGCAGGACGCGCTGGTCGGCTCGTTCCTCGGCATGGAGGACCCCTCCGCGACCTATCTCGCCGCCGCCCGGGACGGTTCACTGACCGCGCGGGTGGTCGGAGCGCTGTGGTGGGACCGGGAGCGCGGTGCCGAGCAGATCCCCGAACTCGTCGAGCGGCGCGCCGAGTTGAGCACCGGCAGGTTCCGGGCGGGCAGCGTGAAGCTGATGCTGGACGGGGTCGCCGAGACGGGCACGGCCGCGCTGCTCGACCCGTACCTCGACCGGTGCGGCTGTGCCACGGCCAACCGGGGCACGAGCTTTGTGGACGCCACCGAACTGCCCAAGTACGTCACGCAGTTGGACGCCCTCGGTTTCCAGTGCCACTTCCACGCGCTGGGAGACCGGGCCGTACGCGACGCCCTGGACGCCGTCGAGGCGGCGCGCGCCGCGAACGGGCCCAGCGACACCCGGCCCCATCTGGCCCACCTCCAGGTGGTGCACCCCGACGACGTGCCGCGCTTCGCCCGGCTCGGGGCGGTGGCGAACATCCAGGCGCTGTGGGCCATGCACGAACCCCAGATGGACGACCTGACGATCCCCTTCCTCGGCCCCGAACGGGCCGCTTGGCAGTATCCGTTCGGTGCGCTGCTGCGCTCCGGGGCCACCCTGGCGGCGGGCAGCGACTGGCCGGTCAGCAGCCCCGACCCGCTCCAGGCGATCCATGTCGCGGTCAACCGCACGGCACCGGGATCCCCGACCTCTCCGGTGTTCCTCCCCGCCGAACGCATCGGTCTGACGGACGCGCTCACGGCGTACACCGCGGGCTCGGCCTACGCCAACCACCTGGACGACACGGGCAGCGTGCGCGTGGGGGCGCTGGCCGACCTGACGATCCTGGACCGCGATCCGTACGCCGGCCCGCCGGAGGGGATCGGGGAGACGAAGGTGGCGCTCACCTACGTGGGGGGCGAGAGGGTGTACGCGGCGGCGGACGGGGGCGTCTGA
- a CDS encoding aldehyde dehydrogenase family protein, with amino-acid sequence MTTFEIEPGRLFVGGQWREAADGARTEVVDPSRGTVVTTVAEASAADVDAAVRAAREAFDSGPWAATTGRERGRILNRVAQLIRENADEIAQLESLDVGKPISLCHAVDVTNAANDYEYFAALAFSLDGATRETIHNALAYTRREAVGVVAAITPFNFPLILAGSKLGPALAAGNTVVHKPADETPLSALYMAKLFQEAGVPDGVVNVVTGAGPVAGEALLRHPGVDKIAFTGSTAIGRHVASAAGEALKPVTMELGGNAAHIVFEDADVEKAVGAVIKGFVFNTGQFCMGGPRLLVARPVYETLIGILADAVPGVPVGDPRLPGTVVGPMAAEKHLRKVEEYVALARKEGARIVCGGERLDLDGGYYYRPTVIADLANDSRVVQEEIFGPVLTVQPFDSEDEAVQLANSTPYGLASGVQTTNLARAHRVANRLQAGIVWINDWAMLDPAIPFGGVKDSGFGREYGPEALAAYTKVKSVVVSLD; translated from the coding sequence ATGACCACCTTCGAGATCGAACCCGGGCGACTGTTCGTCGGAGGGCAGTGGCGCGAGGCGGCGGACGGAGCACGTACCGAGGTGGTCGACCCGTCCCGGGGCACGGTCGTCACGACCGTCGCGGAGGCGTCGGCGGCCGACGTGGACGCGGCCGTACGTGCCGCGCGGGAGGCCTTCGACAGCGGCCCGTGGGCCGCGACGACCGGTCGCGAGCGCGGCCGGATCCTGAACCGGGTCGCCCAGCTGATCCGGGAGAACGCGGACGAGATCGCACAGCTGGAGAGCCTCGATGTGGGCAAGCCGATCAGCCTGTGCCATGCCGTCGACGTGACGAACGCGGCCAACGACTACGAGTACTTCGCCGCCCTCGCCTTCTCCCTCGACGGCGCGACCCGCGAGACGATCCACAACGCACTCGCCTACACCAGGCGCGAGGCCGTCGGCGTCGTCGCCGCGATCACACCGTTCAACTTCCCGCTGATCCTCGCCGGTTCGAAGCTGGGCCCGGCGCTGGCCGCCGGCAACACGGTGGTGCACAAGCCCGCCGACGAGACCCCGCTCAGCGCCCTCTACATGGCGAAGCTCTTCCAGGAGGCGGGTGTCCCGGACGGCGTCGTCAACGTCGTCACCGGCGCCGGCCCGGTCGCGGGCGAGGCGCTGCTCCGCCACCCCGGCGTCGACAAGATCGCCTTCACCGGCTCCACCGCCATCGGCAGGCATGTGGCGAGCGCCGCGGGCGAGGCCCTCAAGCCGGTCACCATGGAGCTGGGCGGCAACGCGGCGCACATCGTCTTCGAGGACGCCGACGTCGAGAAGGCGGTCGGCGCGGTCATCAAGGGCTTCGTCTTCAACACCGGCCAGTTCTGCATGGGCGGCCCACGGCTGCTGGTCGCGCGCCCCGTGTACGAGACCCTGATCGGCATCCTCGCCGACGCGGTGCCCGGCGTCCCGGTCGGCGACCCGCGCCTGCCCGGGACCGTGGTCGGCCCGATGGCGGCGGAGAAGCATCTGCGCAAGGTCGAGGAGTACGTGGCGCTGGCCCGCAAGGAGGGCGCCCGGATCGTCTGCGGTGGTGAGCGGCTCGACCTGGACGGCGGCTACTACTACAGGCCGACAGTGATCGCCGACCTCGCGAACGACTCCCGGGTCGTCCAGGAGGAGATCTTCGGCCCGGTCCTCACCGTCCAGCCCTTCGACTCCGAGGACGAGGCGGTCCAGCTCGCCAACTCCACACCGTACGGACTGGCTTCGGGTGTCCAGACCACCAACCTGGCCCGCGCTCACCGGGTCGCGAACCGGCTCCAGGCAGGCATTGTCTGGATCAACGACTGGGCGATGCTCGACCCGGCGATCCCCTTCGGCGGCGTCAAGGACTCCGGCTTCGGCCGTGAGTACGGCCCCGAAGCGCTCGCCGCGTACACCAAGGTCAAGTCGGTAGTCGTCTCGCTCGACTGA
- the otr(A) gene encoding tetracycline resistance ribosomal protection protein Otr(A), protein MQTPHTPHTLNIGILAHVDAGKTSLTERLLFDSGAIDRLGSVDAGDTRTDDGAIERQRGITIRSAVAAFTAGDTQVNLIDTPGHSDFIAEVERALEVLDGAVLLLSAVEGVQAQTRVLMRTLRRLRLPTLVFVNKIDRAGARSEALLTDVRRRLTPHIVPLTDIDGVGTPAARTRPRPLTATGTAEAIAEVDPGVLAALVDGPAPTPDELEKALAARTADGSLHPLLFGSALGGQGVPELVGALTRLIPRPAPAGADAAPRGTVFAVRPAPDGARTAYLRLYEGEVTERQRLTFLRREADGRTSEVPGRVTGLAVIGRRGPLTAGNIAALTGLGAVRVGDRLGELTDRAPQFAPPTLETLVRARHPQQSARLRSALLTLADQDPLTHARPAADGSTALLLYGEVQKEVLAATLVQDFGIDAEFEPSRVRFLERPRGTGEASEENPWLDRARCFATVGLRVEPGPPGSGAVFTYETELGALPRAFHQAIEDTVHAGLLAGPHEWPVTDCRVVLVRSGFVGPLSTAADFRALTPVVLRRALERAGTRVYEPYHAFELEIPATALAPVTGLLASLGAEFGRTTVGSTGWHLTGELAARRVREAELRLPGLTHGEGVWWSRVSGDRALR, encoded by the coding sequence ATGCAGACCCCGCACACCCCGCACACCCTGAACATCGGCATCCTGGCCCACGTCGACGCCGGTAAGACCAGTCTCACCGAGCGGCTGCTGTTCGACTCGGGCGCGATCGACCGGCTCGGCAGCGTCGACGCCGGTGACACCCGGACGGACGACGGCGCGATCGAGCGGCAGCGCGGGATCACCATCCGTTCGGCGGTCGCCGCGTTCACGGCAGGCGACACCCAGGTCAACCTCATCGACACCCCCGGGCACTCCGACTTCATCGCCGAGGTCGAACGCGCCCTGGAGGTCCTGGACGGCGCGGTGCTGCTGCTTTCCGCCGTGGAGGGCGTCCAGGCGCAGACGCGCGTGCTGATGAGGACCCTGCGGCGGCTGCGGCTGCCCACGCTGGTCTTCGTCAACAAGATCGACCGCGCGGGTGCCCGGTCCGAGGCCCTGCTGACGGACGTCCGCCGCCGTCTGACCCCGCACATCGTCCCGCTGACCGACATCGACGGCGTCGGCACTCCGGCCGCCCGCACCCGGCCCCGCCCCCTCACCGCCACGGGCACGGCGGAGGCGATCGCCGAGGTCGACCCGGGCGTTCTGGCGGCGCTCGTGGACGGCCCCGCGCCGACCCCGGACGAGCTGGAGAAGGCCCTGGCCGCCCGCACGGCCGACGGCTCGCTCCACCCGCTCCTCTTCGGCTCCGCGCTGGGCGGCCAGGGCGTACCCGAACTCGTCGGTGCCCTGACCCGGCTGATCCCCCGGCCCGCCCCGGCCGGCGCGGACGCGGCCCCACGCGGCACGGTGTTCGCCGTACGCCCCGCACCCGACGGGGCGCGGACGGCGTATCTGCGGTTGTACGAGGGTGAGGTGACGGAGCGTCAGCGGCTGACGTTCCTGCGGCGCGAGGCCGACGGCCGGACCAGCGAGGTCCCCGGCCGGGTCACCGGCCTTGCGGTGATCGGCCGCCGAGGCCCGCTCACCGCCGGGAACATCGCCGCCCTGACCGGTCTCGGCGCTGTCCGCGTCGGCGACCGCCTCGGCGAACTCACCGACCGCGCCCCGCAGTTCGCACCGCCCACACTGGAGACCCTGGTCCGGGCCCGGCACCCTCAGCAGTCGGCGCGCCTGCGCTCGGCCCTGCTGACCCTCGCCGACCAGGATCCGCTGACCCACGCCCGGCCCGCGGCCGACGGCAGCACGGCTCTGTTGCTCTACGGCGAGGTGCAGAAGGAGGTCCTCGCCGCCACCCTCGTCCAGGACTTCGGCATCGACGCCGAGTTCGAGCCGAGCCGCGTCCGGTTCCTGGAGCGGCCCAGGGGCACCGGCGAGGCGTCCGAGGAGAACCCGTGGCTCGACCGCGCCCGCTGCTTCGCGACGGTCGGGCTGCGTGTCGAGCCGGGACCGCCCGGTTCGGGCGCGGTGTTCACGTACGAGACCGAACTCGGCGCGCTCCCCCGCGCGTTCCACCAGGCGATCGAGGACACCGTCCATGCCGGCCTGCTGGCGGGGCCGCACGAGTGGCCGGTCACCGACTGCCGGGTCGTCCTTGTCCGCTCCGGGTTCGTCGGGCCGCTCAGCACCGCCGCGGACTTCCGGGCGCTCACGCCGGTGGTACTGCGCCGCGCCCTGGAGCGGGCCGGGACACGGGTGTACGAGCCGTACCACGCCTTCGAGTTGGAGATCCCGGCGACCGCGCTGGCGCCCGTGACCGGTCTGCTCGCGTCCCTCGGCGCGGAGTTCGGCCGGACCACGGTTGGCAGTACCGGCTGGCACCTCACCGGTGAGCTGGCGGCGCGGCGGGTGCGCGAGGCCGAACTGCGGTTGCCGGGGCTGACGCACGGCGAGGGTGTGTGGTGGTCGCGCGTCTCGGGAGACCGCGCGCTCCGGTAG
- a CDS encoding anti-sigma factor antagonist (This anti-anti-sigma factor, or anti-sigma factor antagonist, belongs to a family that includes characterized members SpoIIAA, RsbV, RsfA, and RsfB.): MQQDPPPPTRYLRVHQDRGHTVLEFHGEIDIAAAVEIIPHLDAATGHPDTRIVIDLTDVEFFDCSGLRLLYRARHRVLTHGGRLHLVCTHPLTLRVLKVTGLAKVLPPAASLDAALGLPETTSGTL, translated from the coding sequence GTGCAGCAGGATCCTCCACCGCCCACCCGGTATCTGCGTGTCCACCAGGACCGCGGTCACACCGTGCTGGAGTTCCACGGTGAGATCGACATCGCCGCGGCGGTCGAGATCATCCCCCACCTGGACGCGGCGACCGGACATCCCGACACCCGGATCGTGATCGACCTGACGGATGTCGAGTTCTTCGACTGCTCGGGACTGCGCCTGCTGTACCGGGCCCGGCACCGGGTGCTCACCCACGGCGGTCGCCTCCACCTGGTCTGCACACACCCGCTCACCCTGCGCGTCCTCAAGGTCACCGGCCTGGCCAAGGTGCTGCCACCGGCAGCGTCCCTGGACGCGGCCCTCGGGCTGCCCGAGACCACGTCCGGCACGTTATGA